Part of the Paenibacillus sp. YPG26 genome, TCCGGCACCTGTGCGTCAATAACCTCATACCTGCGCTGCATAATCCCGTTAAGCTCTTCTTCCACGCTGCGTGTAAATACAGGAAGCTTGTCTTTGATCAGACTTCCGGATATGGGCTCAATGATGGTATGCGCACCTTCGCGATAGACTGGTGAAGCTTCGACATAGCGGCTGAATTGGCTGTTCGGATACAGCGTCACAATAATGAACAGGGCCGCAATTACAACGATGCAGCGCGCCCCGCCAATCACAGCACCGATGCCAGCGCCCGTAAGTCTGCTTACTGCCGAAGAAGGTCTGTCCCTCTCCCTGCCGCCCCACCTGCTGAATACAGCCGATCTGCCGAAGATCAGCGCAGCAAGCAGACCAAGAAGGGAACGGATAATCCAGTATCCGATAATGAAGACCACGGCGAAGCGCATTAACGGGAACTCATGGATGGCTGTAATGAGCGTATAGTAGATCTGCTCCCATTTGCTCAAATCCCGTGCTGGCAGAGCAACCGCAGACAACCACTTCTGAACAAGCGGAGACAGCCACATGGCAAAAGGAATGGACAAAGCGATGCCCGCCAGAGACAGAAC contains:
- a CDS encoding transglutaminase-like domain-containing protein — encoded protein: MTVSVLQGLFRGGSRSAGRLFSLISGGVLSLAGIALSIPFAMWLSPLVQKWLSAVALPARDLSKWEQIYYTLITAIHEFPLMRFAVVFIIGYWIIRSLLGLLAALIFGRSAVFSRWGGRERDRPSSAVSRLTGAGIGAVIGGARCIVVIAALFIIVTLYPNSQFSRYVEASPVYREGAHTIIEPISGSLIKDKLPVFTRSVEEELNGIMQRRYEVIDAQVPDNITEAAAVVVKGASTDEEKARKLYSWVGTRVNYDYNKVKDYEEKQIWHEQTPQMTFDTRLGVCIDYARLYAVMARSQGLKVKVITGLGYNGQGGYGPHAWNEVYLSESGKWVPLDPTWAQSGDWFNPKAFNETHIAEQAI